TACGACGAAGGCCGGAAAATTTTGGAGGAGTTGTTGAAATCCGGGGCGGCCCTGTCGAAATTGAAAGAACTGGTGGAAGCCCAGGGCGGCGATGGTACTGTTATCGAAAACGAAGAACTATTGCCGGAAGCGAAGTATTCCTTGCCGCTTAAAGCAGCGGCAGACGGTTATGTCTATGCCATTAATGCAGAACAGGTGGGTATAGCTGCCATGGTACTGGGAGCAGGCCGCGAAACAAAAGAAGACGTTATCGACCCGGCTGTGGGCATTATAATTAACAAAAAACGGGGCGAGGAAGTCAAGTCAGGAGAAATATTGGCTACCATTTACTATAACGATGAACATAGAGCGAGGGATGCAGAGCGTATACTACTGGCAGCTTATACAATAAAAAATGAAAAACCCCTTGACCGCCCGTTAATTTTTGGGTATGTCGATGAGACGGGAAGTTATAGGATATAACCTGAAGCCCCCTTATACGGAAGGGGGCTTCAGGTTATCCGAAAAAAATTTAATGGAAGAGGGCTAAAATCAGGGTCCGAATTTTTGGCCAGAACCAGGTCCGAAGCCGGGGAAACCGGGCCTGAAGCCAGGGAAGCCAGGTCCAAAGCCAGGTCCAAAGCCAGGTCCGAAGCCGGGGAAACCGGGCCTGAAGCCAGGGAAGCCAGGTCCGAAGCCAGGGAAACCGGGCCTGAAGCCAGGGAAACCGGGTCCGAAGCCAGGGAAACCGGGTCCGAAGCCAGGGAAACCGGGTCCGAAGCCAGGGAAACCGGGTCCGAAGCCGGGAAAGCCGGGTGTGAAACCGCCATCAACTTCAAATTTATTCATAGAATAGGTCACTCCCTTTTAGGTTAGTTCATTTTATATTATTTAAACTTATGTTTAATTGCCACCCCTGTTTTGAGGAAAGTTAACATAAAAAAGTACAGTTCTTACTGTACTTTTATGCTGCTGCGATGCGGGTTTTAATAAAAAACTCGTGTAATTTTTACTGCTGTCTGCCAGCCAAAAGATCGGCTCCGTTTTTCCAGAGAATCTTTTCCCTTTCTGCGGAGGTCAACGGTATCCGGTGAAAGGCTTCCAGTTCCTGCTTATGTTTGGCGACGGGGTAATCGGTACCGAACAGGACTTTATTTATATCGTGAGATCTGATTAAACGGGCTATTTCTACCGGGGGAAGAATCCAGGTGGTGCTTGAGGTATCTATGTAAATATCCTTTCCCAGCAGGTAATCTTTTGCTTCCTGCCATTTAGACCACCCACCCAGGTGGGCGGCAATGATTTTCATTTTGGGGAAGGATTCTATAACCCGTTTGAGGCGGGCAGGATGAGAAAGGTCTGACTTGCGGTCACCAACATGAAACATCACCAGGAAGCGGTCTTCTATTGCTTCGTAGACAGGCCACATGCGGGGATCGTCTATGGCAAACTGCTGAAACTCGGCATGAAATTTGATACCCGTTAAGCCCAGCGTTTCCATGCGGTCAAGTTCAGAAAAGGGATCGGGGTAATCAACGTGAATGCTGCCGAAACCGATAATGTGATCTGAACACTGTTTGGCTATCCAATTATTGTTTATCTGTACCTGGTCCGGATTAGTGGCAGCAGCGTGGAGGCATAACTTGGTAATGCCTGCTTCCTGAGCCGACTGCAGCAGGTCTGACAAGGTTCCCATACCGGCAATGCTGATTTTATAATGATTAGCCAGTTGATTGACGGCTAAATGGGCAATTTTTTCTGGAAATGCGTGAGTATGGAAATCAATAATCGCCATGGTTTACCTCCCCAGAATAAACACCATAGGTAAAAAACAATAACTAATCATGTTCGATAAAATCGAACAAAATCCTTCTTAAAAAAGATCAAAATTCACATTCTTTTAAATGGAAGGGCACCGTTGTCACCACAACATCCGTCTGGAATACAAGCAGGTTTTGCAGCATCAAACCTGTCTGGTTATGCAGGAACCGGTGCCACCACCGGCAGGTAACAAATTCAGGGATCAAAACTGTTACCACTTCACCTGGCTTCTTATTTCTGTCTGCTTCCCGGATGTAATTCATCAGCGGTTCTAAAACAGATCTATATGGAGAATCGATAATTACCAGTTCAATACCGGGATTCCAGGCTTCCCATTTTTTACGGAATTTATCGGTAAATTCCTTATCAATGGATATGTGTACTACTTTGATGTCATCACTTAGCTTTCGGGCATAATCTATGGTATTGGCGACCACATTGGTCAAACTTGCGGCCGGGATTATAATTTTATGCTTTAAGCCGGTCGGAACTCTATAATTGTCAAAATCTAGCTGCTTCTTAACATCGGCGTAATGTTTGTTTGTTTTACTGAAAAGGTAGACCATTGCGACTATAATGATAAAAACTACCCAGGCTCCATGGGTGAACTTGGTAGTGGCAATTACCAGGGTAACCATGCCTGTAACAATGGCCCCTATCCCGTTAACTGCAAGTTTGGTGCGCCATTTTCCTGTTTGATGGGCCAGCCATCTTTTTACCATCGCTGTTTGGGCTAAAGTAAAAGAAGTAAAAACGCCGACCGCATAAAGGGGAATCAAACGAGTCGTAATTCCGTCAAAAATGATGAGCAAAAGAGCTGCCAAAAATCCCAATAAGACAATACCGTTGCTGAAGACTAAGCGATCTCCGCGCAAAGCAAGATAACGTGGCAAAAAGCCATCACGGGCCATCAATGAAGCAAGCATGGGAAAACCGGCAAAGGCAGTGTTCGCGGCCAGGGCCAGGATTAAAAAAGTGGCGGCCTGGAACAGGTAAAACAGGATCCCTTTACCAAAAATAATTTTGGCTACCTGAGAAATAACAGTCATGTTTTCTGTTGGTGTAACTCCCAACTGCTGGGTAAGGATGGTTAAACCGCTGAACATGAAAAACAGCAAAAAGGCTAACAAAGTTAAAACTATTTTGGCATTTCTGTTTTCCGGTACCTTGAAATTAGGTACAGCGTTGCTTACGGCTTCCACACCGGTTAAAGCTGCACAGCCGGAAGAAAAGGCTCTTAAAACTAGCCAGACTAGAGCTAGGGAACTCAGGTTAACCTGGGCTGTGGCAGCCGCCAGGTGTGAGGCCGGTAGGTGGCCCGCAAACAGTTTGTATAATCCGTAAACTATCAACACAAACATACCGAAGATAAATGAATAAGTAGGATAGCTGAAAATGGTTGCTGATTCCGTTATACCTCTCAGGTTAAGAAGAACCAAAGTGAGTACCACCAGCAGGCACAGTAACACCCTATACTTGTCCAGCGGGGTATAAGCGGAAATAAAAGCGGCAACACCGGCGGAAACAGAGACTGCAACAGTTAAAATATAATCAAAGAGAAGAGCTGCTCCCGCTACAAGGCCCGGGTAAATACCTAGGTGCTCCTTGGAAACGATGTAAGCGCCACCGCTGCTTTTGGGAAAGGCGTCAATAATCTGCATATAGCTGAAAGCCACAATAAAAAGCAATATAACTATTGCTGCCGAAAT
The Thermincola ferriacetica DNA segment above includes these coding regions:
- a CDS encoding APC family permease, whose amino-acid sequence is MLKLLRQIVIGKPLESARITHERFSVLKGLAILSSDALSSVAYAGEEILHVLVPVIGLASFHFIAPISAAIVILLFIVAFSYMQIIDAFPKSSGGAYIVSKEHLGIYPGLVAGAALLFDYILTVAVSVSAGVAAFISAYTPLDKYRVLLCLLVVLTLVLLNLRGITESATIFSYPTYSFIFGMFVLIVYGLYKLFAGHLPASHLAAATAQVNLSSLALVWLVLRAFSSGCAALTGVEAVSNAVPNFKVPENRNAKIVLTLLAFLLFFMFSGLTILTQQLGVTPTENMTVISQVAKIIFGKGILFYLFQAATFLILALAANTAFAGFPMLASLMARDGFLPRYLALRGDRLVFSNGIVLLGFLAALLLIIFDGITTRLIPLYAVGVFTSFTLAQTAMVKRWLAHQTGKWRTKLAVNGIGAIVTGMVTLVIATTKFTHGAWVVFIIIVAMVYLFSKTNKHYADVKKQLDFDNYRVPTGLKHKIIIPAASLTNVVANTIDYARKLSDDIKVVHISIDKEFTDKFRKKWEAWNPGIELVIIDSPYRSVLEPLMNYIREADRNKKPGEVVTVLIPEFVTCRWWHRFLHNQTGLMLQNLLVFQTDVVVTTVPFHLKECEF
- a CDS encoding amidohydrolase family protein, yielding MAIIDFHTHAFPEKIAHLAVNQLANHYKISIAGMGTLSDLLQSAQEAGITKLCLHAAATNPDQVQINNNWIAKQCSDHIIGFGSIHVDYPDPFSELDRMETLGLTGIKFHAEFQQFAIDDPRMWPVYEAIEDRFLVMFHVGDRKSDLSHPARLKRVIESFPKMKIIAAHLGGWSKWQEAKDYLLGKDIYIDTSSTTWILPPVEIARLIRSHDINKVLFGTDYPVAKHKQELEAFHRIPLTSAEREKILWKNGADLLAGRQQ